In one Populus nigra chromosome 12, ddPopNigr1.1, whole genome shotgun sequence genomic region, the following are encoded:
- the LOC133669823 gene encoding benzyl alcohol O-benzoyltransferase-like has product MASSPASLVFKVHRREPELIKPAKPTPHEFKLLSDIDDQEGLRFHIPVIQFYRHNPSVQGKDPVKVIREAIAKTLVFYYPFAGRLREGQNRKLMVECTGEGILFIEADADVTLEQFGDALQPPFPCLEELIFDVPGSSGVLNCPLLLIQVTRLKCGGFIFGLRLNHTMSDASGIVQFMAAVGEMARGATAPSVPAVWERHVLNARNPPRVTCIHREYEEVADTKGTIIPLDDMAHRSFFFGPSEISALRKLIPPHLSRCSTFEILTACLWKCRTIALQPDPTEEMRIICIVNAREKFNPPLPTGYYGNGFAFPVAVATAGELSEKPFGYALELVRKAKADVTEEYMRSVASLMVTKGRPHFTVVRAYLVSDLRSAGFEVVDFGWGNAIYGGAAKGGVGAIPGVASFYIPFKNKKGENGIVVPFCLPAPAMERFVKELDGMLKGQLQSGQTHSKFMASSL; this is encoded by the exons ATGGCTTCATCACCCGCTTCTCTGGTTTTCAAAGTTCACAGACGTGAGCCCGAGCTGATCAAACCAGCGAAGCCCACCCCACATGAGTTCAAACTGTTATCTGACATTGATGACCAAGAAGGGCTTCGATTCCACATTCCAGTCATACAATTCTATCGCCACAATCCCTCAGTGCAAGGGAAAGACCCCGTCAAGGTCATCAGAGAGGCAATTGCTAAAACATTGGTGTTTTACTATCCATTTGCCGGTAGGCTGAGGGAAGGTCAAAACCGCAAGCTCATGGTGGAATGCACTGGCGAGGGTATCTTGTTTATAGAGGCTGACGCTGATGTTACACTTGAGCAGTTTGGTGATGCACTTCAACCTCCATTTCCTTGCCTGGAGGAGCTCATCTTTGATGTCCCTGGCTCTAGCGGGGTTCTAAACTGCCCTCTGTTACTTATTCAG GTGACACGCCTCAAGTGTGGTGGTTTTATCTTTGGCCTTCGCCTCAATCATACCATGAGTGATGCCTCCGGCATAGTCCAATTCATGGCAGCGGTTGGTGAGATGGCACGCGGAGCCACTGCCCCCTCCGTCCCAGCTGTGTGGGAAAGGCATGTTCTGAATGCAAGAAACCCACCACGGGTTACATGCATACACCGTGAGTACGAGGAGGTAGCTGACACCAAGGGTACAATTATTCCACTTGATGATATGGCTCATCGTTCCTTTTTCTTTGGCCCTTCAGAGATATCTGCTCTTCGAAAATTGATCCCGCCTCACCTTAGCCGTTGTTCCACTTTCGAAATATTAACAGCATGTCTTTGGAAATGTCGTACCATTGCCCTCCAACCAGATCCCACTGAAGAGATGCGCATAATATGCATTGTCAATGCTCGTGAGAAATTTAACCCTCCATTACCAACTGGATACTACGGTAATGGCTTTGCTTTTCCGGTAGCAGTGGCAACTGCCGGGGAACTCTCGGAGAAGCCATTTGGATATGCCCTGGAATTGGTAAGAAAGGCCAAGGCTGACGTGACTGAGGAATATATGCGATCGGTAGCATCTTTGATGGTAACTAAGGGGAGGCCTCATTTTACAGTGGTAAGGGCATACCTTGTATCGGACTTAAGAAGTGCAGGATTCGAAGTGGTAGATTTCGGTTGGGGTAATGCTATATACGGCGGGGCTGCCAAAGGTGGAGTTGGGGCAATCCCTGGAGTTGCAAGCTTTTATATTccatttaaaaacaagaaaggagAGAATGGGATTGTGGTGCCGTTTTGCTTGCCAGCTCCTGCCATGGAAAGATTTGTCAAGGAGCTTGACGGTATGTTGAAGGGCCAGCTACAAAGTGGGCAAACTCATTCCAAATTTATGGCATCTTCCTTATAA